A stretch of Bacillus pseudomycoides DNA encodes these proteins:
- the kdpB gene encoding potassium-transporting ATPase subunit KdpB, which yields MRPVVVKEKQANQSRVHVVEDEVRQAKTMDRDIVTHAMKQSVAKLNPKVMVKNPIMFIVEIGFIITLILSFLPNESNSIPGWFNITVSFILLFTVLFANFAEALAEGRGKAQADSLKQSKKDVFANVVKENGKIVQVSATELRKGDVVIVKQGEMIPSDGEVIKGLASVDESAITGESAPVIKEAGGDFCSVTGGTMVVSDEITISITSNPGESFIDKMISLVEGAARQKTPNEIALNTVLTSLTLIFLIVVVTLPIFTNYLGFKIDTAVLVALLVCLIPTTIGGLLSAIGIAGMDRVTKFNVLAMSGKAVEAAGDINTIILDKTGTITFGNRMAHTLLPVGNETIEQLGKWAALGSVLDETPEGRSVIEYVKSKVLSYNSELAKQGEFVPFKAETRMSGVDLPDGTKVRKGAVNAVIEWVQAQGGTIPKDLNQKADFISKEGGTPLVVAVDSRIYGLIYLKDTVKPGMRERFEQLRQMGIKTVMCTGDNPLTAATIAKEAGVDEFVAECKPEDKIAVIKAEQDKGKLVAMTGDGTNDAPALAQADVGLAMNSGTTAAKEAANMIDLDSNPTKIIEVVGIGKQLLMTRGALTTFSIANDIAKYFAIIPAMFTLAIPQMEALNIMKLTSPLSAILSALIFNAVIIPLLIPLAMKGIAYKPMSSNALLSRNLLIYGLGGVIVPFIGIKVIDLIVGLFI from the coding sequence ATGAGACCTGTAGTGGTAAAAGAAAAACAAGCGAATCAATCACGGGTACATGTTGTAGAAGATGAGGTTAGACAAGCGAAAACGATGGATCGTGATATTGTTACACATGCAATGAAACAATCAGTTGCGAAGCTGAATCCGAAAGTAATGGTGAAAAATCCAATTATGTTCATAGTGGAAATTGGATTTATTATTACTTTGATTTTATCGTTCCTTCCCAATGAATCTAATAGTATACCAGGTTGGTTTAATATAACAGTTTCTTTCATTCTATTATTTACAGTTTTATTTGCTAACTTTGCAGAAGCATTAGCAGAAGGGCGTGGGAAAGCACAGGCCGATTCTTTGAAACAATCGAAGAAAGATGTATTTGCAAACGTCGTAAAAGAAAATGGGAAAATCGTTCAAGTATCAGCGACTGAACTGAGAAAAGGTGACGTTGTAATTGTAAAACAAGGGGAAATGATCCCAAGTGATGGCGAGGTTATTAAAGGTTTAGCGTCAGTTGATGAATCTGCAATAACAGGAGAATCAGCTCCTGTTATTAAAGAAGCAGGTGGAGACTTTTGTTCCGTAACAGGCGGTACAATGGTTGTCAGTGATGAGATTACAATTTCGATTACAAGCAATCCAGGTGAATCGTTCATAGATAAAATGATTTCTTTAGTAGAAGGAGCTGCTCGTCAAAAAACACCGAATGAGATAGCTTTAAATACAGTATTAACAAGTTTAACTCTTATTTTCTTAATTGTTGTTGTAACACTACCGATTTTTACAAATTATTTAGGGTTTAAAATCGACACAGCTGTACTTGTAGCACTGCTTGTTTGTTTGATTCCAACGACAATTGGTGGTTTATTATCAGCTATCGGGATTGCCGGCATGGACCGAGTGACGAAATTTAATGTGTTAGCAATGTCAGGAAAGGCTGTAGAAGCTGCTGGTGATATTAATACAATTATTTTAGATAAAACAGGTACGATTACGTTCGGGAATCGGATGGCGCATACATTACTTCCGGTAGGAAATGAAACGATTGAACAATTAGGGAAATGGGCTGCGCTAGGATCGGTTTTAGATGAAACACCAGAAGGTCGCTCTGTAATTGAATATGTAAAATCAAAAGTTCTATCATATAACAGTGAACTTGCTAAGCAAGGTGAATTTGTTCCATTTAAAGCAGAAACAAGAATGAGTGGTGTGGACTTACCTGATGGGACAAAAGTAAGAAAAGGAGCGGTTAATGCAGTAATTGAGTGGGTACAAGCACAAGGTGGTACGATTCCAAAAGATTTAAATCAAAAAGCTGATTTCATTTCAAAAGAAGGGGGAACGCCACTTGTAGTTGCAGTGGATAGTCGCATTTATGGATTAATCTATTTGAAAGATACTGTAAAACCTGGTATGCGCGAACGTTTTGAACAGCTTCGCCAAATGGGAATCAAAACAGTGATGTGTACAGGTGATAACCCATTAACAGCAGCAACAATTGCGAAAGAAGCTGGCGTAGATGAGTTTGTTGCAGAATGTAAGCCGGAAGATAAAATTGCAGTGATTAAAGCAGAACAAGATAAAGGAAAGCTTGTGGCAATGACAGGTGACGGTACGAACGATGCACCAGCATTAGCTCAAGCAGATGTAGGATTAGCGATGAATAGCGGAACAACAGCTGCGAAAGAAGCAGCAAATATGATTGATTTAGATTCCAATCCAACGAAAATCATTGAGGTTGTAGGGATTGGTAAGCAACTATTGATGACGCGTGGTGCGTTAACAACATTTAGTATCGCGAACGATATTGCAAAATACTTTGCGATTATCCCAGCGATGTTTACATTAGCCATTCCGCAAATGGAAGCACTGAACATAATGAAATTAACTTCGCCACTTTCAGCAATTTTATCAGCATTAATATTTAATGCGGTTATTATCCCTTTACTCATTCCATTAGCAATGAAGGGGATTGCGTATAAACCAATGAGTTCTAATGCTTTGCTTAGTCGTAACCTATTAATTTACGGACTCGGAGGGGTCATTGTTCCTTTTATTGGGATTAAGGTGATTGATCTAATTGTAGGATTGTTTATATAA